The genomic interval ATGTCAGCAAATACAGTTTCCCACTGGGGGTTTGTTTGAATCTGGTATGCCACCCGGTAGATTTTATTCTCATAGGTGCCCACAATGACTGAATCGACCTGGGTGCCTATTTCTGTGGTGGTTACCAGGCAGTTTTCCAGCGAATGGTATTCCCGGCCAGCCCATAGCACATTTGTCTGTATCCTCATCTTTTTGTGGTAAGTTGAATGACATGCGTAATTACGCCATCCTGACTGATGGAAATAAAACCTGTATGCCTGGATAAAGGAATGTTCACTATGCCTGCTCCGGTATAGGTATCCTGAAGGATTTTCCTATACGATAGATACAACCAGTTTAAATAATAGAGGGTAACCTTCAACTGGCAAGCAGTTGGGATGGTAACCCGAATGCTGTCTGAATCTACCTGAGCCTCTTCCAGTGAAAAAATGGCTGGCAGACAGGCAAGTTTTACCTGATCTACCAGCAGTTCTGTAATCGGCGCAAGTCCTTTTACCACTGCTATTGCCGGATTTTGCACGCTGAAAGCAGTTATAATCATTTCCTTATGTGTATTACTCACGCCACGTCCGAGGGCAATTACATCGAAATCCGTAGCTGTAAATTCACTGAAAATCTGTTCCGGCTGATTATAGGACTGGCTGCTGGTAGTCACAAATCCCGATTTGTTTAAGGCAAGCGTTAACCTGTTTAGGACCTTTTTACTGGCTCCTATGAGAAGTACCCTTTTTCCTAGATAACATCCTCGATTCATTATATATAGATCTTATTGAATATTTGTACGGTATCAGCCAATCCATGTTTACCTGAGAACTTCGGCATGGTAGCCAAAAGCGGAAATCACCTGTATAATCTGGTGTATATTAATCAGGGTAACTTGCCCTTCAATTCGCAGGATTTTATCACAATCATCCAGATCGAAAGTAATTCTGGCTTCCGGCAATAATTTCTCTAGAGCAGCAATAATAAACTGTACCTGCCATTCCTGATTGACATTGGTTTTGAAAACTTCTACTACCTTGTCAGGATGTATAAAGATGGTTTCCATAAACAGGTTGATCTAAGGTGACTAATTAATGTAGAAAATAGTATCTCATATTTGTTCACTTGTGCAGGCGATCCATTTATGTACAACTTCTTTCAAAGCTGTTTCTTTGCTTCTTACATCTTCCATGTCCGCAAATGTGGCTATCGCTCTGTCATTTGTTATCCATTCCAAAATGCCGGTGGAATCTTCAAATAACCGGCTTGTTGAAGTACTGGCTTTTACTTTTGCTCCGCAATGGAAGATAAGCCTGAAATAAGAGTTGCCATGCAGGTTAAAAGTAATCCGGTCGTCGTGCTGATAGCAGAAACTAGGGGCTTTCCATTTGATATGTTCCGTTAGCTGGGCATTGGCATTTAGAATAATACTTCGAACCATTTCTATCTCCGGTTTCAGTGGATGCTCCAGCTGGTGTAAGAATGTAAGCACTTGCTGGTGACCGGTTAGTTTTTTAGGCTTTATTTTTTCGCTCATATGTTTTCCCGGATGATAATGGAATGACCTGCTAAAGATAATAAGACCAGCGTGAAAATACTTGAATATTTCCACGCTGGTCTTACTATTTTAACCGCCAGACAATCGTAGCTAGTATGTATACTTACTGGTAATGAATTAACCTCCTGGAAATTGACTGTATTATTAAGATTTGTTAAATAATTAGGGGTTTATACGATAGAATGCCGCTATTCTGAAGATACAGGAAAGCAAAGTGAAAGCGGTTTAATAGCTCCCTGTTAAACGTAAACCCTTACTTTGCAGTACGGCCATGGCAGCTACCCAGAGGGCAACGCCTGCAATCAGAACAGTGCCGATCATCGAAATATGGCTGGTTAGCAGAGCAACAGCAATGATACTGCCAATCACCCATATTCTGTCCAGCCAGATAATGAGTGTAACCTGTCCTTTGTTGAGTGGTTTCTGAAAGGCGGCAAATAATACAAAAGCAGCAAACAGAACCAGAAATATTCCCACGCCAATAAAAGGCGATACCTGATCCACTCCAAATAAGGAGGCGAAGAAATTGGAGAAAAGAACGAGTAAAAGCCCGGTGGCGCCAGAACTGATAGCGTTAATTTTTAAAATGTTTGGTAAGGAAAGCATATGTGTATGAGTTTGATGTTAAAACAAAGGTAAAGCACATCTATCCTTCGGGCATTGTCATCAGGTGACAAGCCATTGTCTTTTTGCGCCATGCAGCAGGCTGCTCTGATAATTTTACTTTTCTTTGAGAAAGAAAACAGGGTCTATGGAAAATTTCGGCAAAGGGTTTATACAGGCATTATTAGCTTATGCAGTACAAAGAGACATTTCTATCAAACGTTTATGTGAAGCTTCGGGCATTGATTATGCGGCTTTACAGCAACAGAAAGGCTATATTATTTCTCCCGAAAAGGTTAATAGTTTGTGGAGAAATGCAGCTCATTTTTCGAATGATGCGCATTTTGGATTACATTTCGGAGAATCCATGCAACTGGCAGCACTGGGAATTATCGGGCAGATCATCTCCACCAGTCAGACAGTGGGCGAAGCTTTATCGCAGGCAAGCACTTTGGTTCCGTTGCTCACCGATCTGTTCAGCGTGGAGGTAAATTACCAGGAAACCTCTTTCCAGGTCATTCTTGCCTATGACGTTCAAAAAAGACATGCGTTCCCCTATACTTTCCGCCACATGGCTGATTACCTGATGGTGTTTGCCTTACATGAGCTCGATGGATTGACAATGGAAAAATTAAAACCTTTGGCCATAGGCTTGACGGGCACAGAATCTTTACGGGAATACGAGCGTATATTCAGTTGCAAAATTCACCCTAACCAGGACGAGATATTTCTGGAGTTTCCGATGAACTGTTTAGCTATTCCTATTTTTACCGCAAACTATGACTTGCAAAAAGTATTGATTGAACAAGTTTCCGGCTTAGTTCAGCCAGCATCTAAAGACACTGTATGGCAGAATAAGATTTACAACTATCTGCTTACCAACGCTTACCTTTACAGTCAGTCGCTGGAGAATGTGGCAGCAAATTTTAATACAAGTCCCAGGAGTTTGCAGCGCAGGCTGAAAGAAGAGGGTGTTAGCTTTCTGGATGTGGTAGATAAAGTACGCAAAACCCTTTCCATTTCGTACCTGTCTTCGGGGAATTACCAGGTAAAAGATGTTGCCTATACCCTGGGCTATAATGATCCCAGTGCATTTCTGCGGGCATTCAAGCGATGGACTGGCACAACGCCAGCCGTATACAGACAGCAGAATCGGTAGTCTGTGATTATTTTATATCATTTCGATTTATTGCTAAAATCAATAATAACTATGATGGAAACATCTATTAAAGAACACGAGTATTGGATGCAGATATGTATCGAGTTGGGAAAACAAGCCATGCAGGATGGAAATCCCCCGGTAGGTTCAATCTTAGTGAAAGATAAGCAGATCATTGGCGAAGGAAGGGAAGCCGGAAAATCCAAAAGCGATATTACCTGCCATGCCGAAATCGAAGCGATCCGGGATGCTGTTCGCAAAGGGAATACGCATTTTCTCTCTGAAGCACTCCTCTATACAACCCATGAACCCTGCATTATGTGTTCCTATGTCATCAGGCATCACAAAATTCCTGTGGTAGTTATGGGTACAGAAGTTCCCCTGATCGGTGGCTGTTCTTCGGAGTATCCCATCTTAACAACCGATACAATATCTATCTGGAGTGCACCTCCTCAAATTATTACTGGTGTGTTAAAAGAGGAATGTGACTTGTCAACTGGTGATTTCAGAAAAAATTTTAAGTAGGCATTTTAATTGTATGTGTCTGATTAATAATACCTTAAAGCGATATTGATAAGATGCACATAAAATTATTTTACAAAAATTTTGCAAAGTTCAAAAACATCTATACATTTACATCCATCAATATGTTATGGCGAGGAAGATGGATACGAAAGCAGTAGAAAGGATAGCAAAAGCCTTAAGTGACAAAAACAGGCTGTTGATCCTTCAGAAAATAGCGAAGCAGCGATGTTTGGGCTGTACCGAGATGCATGAAATTGTTTCTCTGGCTCAGCCTACTTTATCACATCATGTAAAAGTACTGGTAGATGCCGGATTAGTAGATTCTCACAAAGATGGCCGGAATCTGAACTTATACCTAAATAAAGAAACAGTGCAGGAATTAATTGATTTTTTATCCCAATTGAATCAAGACTAAGTCACATACATTTCACTTCCACTAAAACCAATAGACTCATGAATCCTTCCGTGTTTCAAAAGGACTTGTCCTGTCTGGAAAAGCATTATTAGCTTTTTTTTACACATATATATCGATACATATAAATATTTAAATATTATAATATTTAAAAAGAGCATCTTATTGCCTTTTCTCAACAGAATCAGTATAGCTTACTAACCCATTAATCCAGATGAAAAAACAATCTAAAATCCTTATTTCCGGGGCTGTCATGTTAGCAGTATCATCCCTGGTTATTTTACCCGGCTTTTTATCCAGTAAAAATACAGAACCTCAGAAAAAAACGGCTGCACCGCCAGTCCAGGCGGTCAATCGCACGGCCGTAGATGCCTTTATCGTAAAAGGGTCTGCTATTGATGAAACCATTCAGGCAGTAGGCACGGTAGCCGCCAAACAAAGTGTTGACATTGTAAGTGAACTCGCCCGGAAAGTGACTAAAATCTACGTAAAAGAAGGCAGCGATGTGCAGGCAGGAGCGCTCTTATTTAAATTAGATGATGCTGATTTACTGGCCAGAAAAAATAAACTGAAACAACAGGAAAAACTGGCTTTGCTGGATGAAAACCGATTCCGGGAACTGCTTTCTACTGAATCTGTTACCCAGCAGGAGTATGACCAGATTTCTACCAATCTGAAAGTACTACAGGCCGACATACAAGTAGTAGACGTAGAAATCGCTAAAACTGAACTCAGAGCCCCTTTTTCCGGTAAAATTGGCTTAACCAGAGTGGATGTAGGTGCCTTTGTAACATCCAATACGGTACTCACGACCTTGCAGGATGTAAGCCAGGTAGAAGTGAATTTTACAGTGCCGGAAAAATACGCCAGTGAAGTAAAAGCAGGACAGTCAATTCAATTCACCACGGAAAACGCGACCCAGACGTTTACAGGAAAAATTATAGCTACCGAACCTAAAACAGAGGTTGCTACCCGAAGCCTGAATGTACTGGCGGTGAGTGAAAACAAAGAAGGCAGGCTTGTTCCCGGCGTTTCAACCAGGATAGACATTGGGCTGAAGCAAATCCAGAATGGCATTACCATCCCTACACAGGCTTTAATTCCGACACCCAAAGGATATTCACTCTTTGCCGTTAAAAACGGCCAGGCAGAAATACGGGAAGTAAAAACCGGCAAACGTACCAAAGGCAACATGCAGATACTGGAAGGTGTAACTATCGGAGATACCATTGTAACGACCAATATTCTCCGGCTTGGTCCAGGCGTCCCGGTAACGCTGGCAAGTGCCAATTA from Rhodocytophaga rosea carries:
- a CDS encoding DUF1801 domain-containing protein, yielding MSEKIKPKKLTGHQQVLTFLHQLEHPLKPEIEMVRSIILNANAQLTEHIKWKAPSFCYQHDDRITFNLHGNSYFRLIFHCGAKVKASTSTSRLFEDSTGILEWITNDRAIATFADMEDVRSKETALKEVVHKWIACTSEQI
- a CDS encoding AraC family transcriptional regulator; the protein is MRKKTGSMENFGKGFIQALLAYAVQRDISIKRLCEASGIDYAALQQQKGYIISPEKVNSLWRNAAHFSNDAHFGLHFGESMQLAALGIIGQIISTSQTVGEALSQASTLVPLLTDLFSVEVNYQETSFQVILAYDVQKRHAFPYTFRHMADYLMVFALHELDGLTMEKLKPLAIGLTGTESLREYERIFSCKIHPNQDEIFLEFPMNCLAIPIFTANYDLQKVLIEQVSGLVQPASKDTVWQNKIYNYLLTNAYLYSQSLENVAANFNTSPRSLQRRLKEEGVSFLDVVDKVRKTLSISYLSSGNYQVKDVAYTLGYNDPSAFLRAFKRWTGTTPAVYRQQNR
- a CDS encoding nucleoside deaminase is translated as MMETSIKEHEYWMQICIELGKQAMQDGNPPVGSILVKDKQIIGEGREAGKSKSDITCHAEIEAIRDAVRKGNTHFLSEALLYTTHEPCIMCSYVIRHHKIPVVVMGTEVPLIGGCSSEYPILTTDTISIWSAPPQIITGVLKEECDLSTGDFRKNFK
- a CDS encoding ArsR/SmtB family transcription factor; the encoded protein is MARKMDTKAVERIAKALSDKNRLLILQKIAKQRCLGCTEMHEIVSLAQPTLSHHVKVLVDAGLVDSHKDGRNLNLYLNKETVQELIDFLSQLNQD
- a CDS encoding efflux RND transporter periplasmic adaptor subunit, with the protein product MKKQSKILISGAVMLAVSSLVILPGFLSSKNTEPQKKTAAPPVQAVNRTAVDAFIVKGSAIDETIQAVGTVAAKQSVDIVSELARKVTKIYVKEGSDVQAGALLFKLDDADLLARKNKLKQQEKLALLDENRFRELLSTESVTQQEYDQISTNLKVLQADIQVVDVEIAKTELRAPFSGKIGLTRVDVGAFVTSNTVLTTLQDVSQVEVNFTVPEKYASEVKAGQSIQFTTENATQTFTGKIIATEPKTEVATRSLNVLAVSENKEGRLVPGVSTRIDIGLKQIQNGITIPTQALIPTPKGYSLFAVKNGQAEIREVKTGKRTKGNMQILEGVTIGDTIVTTNILRLGPGVPVTLASAN